Proteins encoded in a region of the Isosphaeraceae bacterium EP7 genome:
- a CDS encoding KUP/HAK/KT family potassium transporter, with protein sequence MDPAEKRRPESHQPSHGSSSLFTRMREATGTVYGDIGTSVLYTIMEITRETVRLKRGIHHEAEMVPVLEHGGADLLNAREILGGFSLVLWALLFLTVKYDLLIMRADNRGEGGTFALWGLLKGYSGKIVGISMLGYLVVAAAGLLAADGVITPPISMLGAYEPLGETTAVWATLVSLFILFKAQWRGTSKVGGLFGWFMMLIWFPWIALKGLPWAFRHPEVFRAIDPRYAYDFLAQFPSLGAFVILGVVVLAITGGEAKYADIGHFARRGEGEVLEGKSVLAADSGRRPVMFSWFYLVLPALICNYAGQVGYMLEKGVPPRANTFYALTPQTGNPLVDRVILGADLVISAIAAFIASQALITGMFSIVKQAIALGFCPRFDVKFTSREAEGQVYIPAINWSMFLGCVAITLIFRTAGNLAAAYGIAVTGTMGITTLAFGYVAHFRWGWSIAKALAVCVPIMAVDLTFFFSNLLKFIHGGYVPVGIAVVLVTIMLTWQWGRGEIARAYFAFGVQGGKRVSWLVALRDKLDEIQLSILENLPQARLLVQGRRRVVETDRAFVFLCSRPIRTLDEFLPVSLRIFLKKYGVLPAHITLFHVHQVSVAEAQGNDLFEIINLGRNIISISGTYGYMQHPDVRGALVELQRRGQIDIPSNRWIIVIGEEDIILGDDIRGLHWLRLQLFRFSLRLSTPAHRFFGLGYDAAISKELIPVEFTKAGVRVTLPELEILDDERAPAPPTPDFHPPKIEVLGS encoded by the coding sequence GTGGATCCGGCCGAGAAACGCAGACCCGAGTCGCATCAGCCCTCGCATGGCAGCAGCAGTCTTTTCACTCGCATGCGCGAGGCCACCGGCACCGTCTATGGTGACATCGGCACGTCGGTGCTCTACACCATCATGGAGATCACGCGTGAGACCGTCCGGCTCAAGCGGGGCATCCACCACGAGGCGGAGATGGTCCCCGTCCTGGAGCACGGGGGGGCCGACCTGCTCAACGCACGCGAGATCCTCGGCGGCTTCAGCCTGGTGCTCTGGGCGCTCCTCTTCCTGACGGTGAAGTACGACCTGCTCATCATGCGGGCCGACAACCGGGGCGAGGGGGGGACGTTCGCCCTCTGGGGGCTGCTGAAGGGCTACTCGGGCAAGATCGTCGGCATCTCGATGCTGGGCTATCTGGTCGTCGCCGCGGCGGGCCTGCTCGCGGCCGACGGCGTGATCACGCCGCCGATCAGCATGCTGGGGGCGTATGAGCCGCTGGGCGAGACGACGGCGGTCTGGGCCACCCTGGTCAGCCTGTTCATCCTGTTCAAGGCGCAGTGGCGCGGGACGAGCAAGGTCGGCGGCCTCTTCGGCTGGTTCATGATGCTCATCTGGTTCCCCTGGATCGCCCTGAAGGGGCTTCCCTGGGCGTTCCGCCACCCCGAGGTCTTCCGCGCGATCGACCCCCGGTACGCGTACGACTTCTTGGCCCAGTTCCCCAGCCTGGGGGCCTTCGTCATCCTGGGCGTCGTGGTGCTGGCCATCACCGGCGGTGAGGCCAAGTACGCCGACATCGGCCACTTCGCCCGCAGAGGCGAGGGCGAGGTGCTCGAGGGCAAGAGCGTCCTCGCGGCCGACTCGGGCCGACGCCCGGTCATGTTCTCCTGGTTCTACCTGGTCCTGCCCGCGCTCATCTGCAACTACGCGGGGCAGGTGGGGTACATGCTCGAGAAGGGCGTGCCCCCCCGGGCCAACACGTTCTACGCCCTGACGCCGCAGACGGGTAACCCGCTGGTCGACCGCGTGATCCTGGGGGCAGACCTCGTCATCTCGGCCATCGCGGCGTTCATCGCCTCGCAGGCGTTGATCACGGGGATGTTCTCGATCGTCAAGCAGGCGATCGCGCTGGGCTTCTGCCCCCGGTTCGACGTCAAATTCACCAGCCGCGAGGCCGAGGGCCAGGTTTACATCCCGGCCATCAACTGGTCGATGTTCCTCGGCTGCGTGGCCATCACCCTGATCTTCCGCACCGCGGGCAATTTGGCAGCGGCCTACGGGATCGCGGTCACCGGCACGATGGGCATCACCACGCTGGCCTTCGGCTATGTGGCGCACTTCCGATGGGGATGGTCGATCGCAAAGGCCCTGGCCGTCTGCGTGCCGATCATGGCGGTGGACCTGACCTTCTTCTTCAGCAACCTGCTGAAATTCATCCACGGCGGCTACGTGCCGGTGGGCATCGCCGTCGTGCTGGTGACGATCATGCTCACCTGGCAGTGGGGCCGCGGAGAGATCGCCCGCGCTTACTTCGCCTTCGGCGTGCAGGGGGGCAAGCGGGTCTCCTGGCTGGTGGCCTTGCGCGACAAGCTCGACGAGATCCAGCTGTCGATCCTCGAGAACCTCCCCCAGGCCCGCCTGCTGGTCCAGGGTCGCCGGCGGGTGGTCGAGACCGACCGCGCCTTCGTCTTCCTCTGCTCCAGGCCCATCCGCACCCTCGACGAGTTCCTGCCGGTCTCGCTGCGAATCTTCCTGAAGAAGTACGGCGTGCTGCCGGCGCATATCACCCTCTTCCACGTCCACCAGGTCTCGGTGGCCGAGGCCCAGGGGAACGATCTCTTCGAGATCATCAACCTGGGGCGTAACATCATCTCGATCTCGGGCACGTACGGATACATGCAGCATCCCGACGTCCGGGGGGCCCTGGTGGAGCTGCAACGCCGCGGCCAGATCGATATCCCGTCGAATCGCTGGATCATCGTCATCGGCGAGGAAGACATCATCCTCGGCGATGACATCCGGGGCCTGCACTGGCTCAGGCTCCAGCTCTTCCGCTTCAGCCTGCGCCTGTCGACCCCCGCGCATCGCTTCTTCGGCCTGGGCTACGACGCGGCCATCTCCAAGGAGCTGATCCCCGTCGAGTTCACCAAGGCCGGCGTGCGGGTCACGCTCCCCGAACTCGAAATCCTCGACGACGAGCGGGCTCCCGCCCCGCCCACCCCCGACTTCCACCCGCCCAAGATCGAAGTCCTCGGGTCCTGA
- the xylB gene encoding xylulokinase yields MAVTLGIDIGTSGTKTIAVDAKGAILASASAEYPCSHPRAGWSEQEPELWWKATADTVSRVMSGAGLKPSDVAGIGLSGQMHGSVFLDEAGEVIRPALLWNDQRTAAECDEIEAAAGGRAGLVKLVANRALTGFTAPKLLWVRRHEPANWDRVRQVLLPKDYIRYRLTGTYATEVSDASGTLLFDVANRRWSRKLAGLLQIDMSLLPTCYESQEISGKVGAEGARACGLAVGTPVVGGGGDQPAGAIGNGIVRPGVVSATMGTSGVVFAHSKEAAIDPEGRVQSGCHAVPGAWVAMGVVLAAGGSFQWFRNQLGQVEVEQAKALGVDPYALLTDEAAQVGPGSEGLIFLPYLTGERAPHSDPDAKGAWVGLTVRHGRPHLIRSVIEGATYAMRDCLEVIRESGAPIDEIRVSGGGARSPFWRQVQADIYGQDVQTVNATEGPAFGVALLAHVGVGTFSNVPEACDATIRAVDRATVQPEAKAYYDRGYAAYRALYPALQASFKTLSTLA; encoded by the coding sequence TTGGCCGTCACGCTCGGGATCGACATCGGCACGTCGGGGACCAAGACCATCGCCGTCGACGCCAAGGGGGCGATCCTCGCCTCGGCGTCGGCCGAATATCCGTGCAGCCACCCCAGGGCGGGGTGGTCGGAGCAGGAGCCCGAGCTCTGGTGGAAGGCGACCGCGGACACGGTCAGCCGGGTGATGTCGGGCGCGGGCCTGAAGCCGTCCGACGTCGCGGGCATCGGCCTCAGCGGGCAGATGCACGGTTCGGTCTTCCTGGATGAAGCGGGCGAGGTCATCCGGCCGGCCCTGCTCTGGAACGACCAGCGCACGGCCGCCGAGTGCGACGAGATCGAGGCCGCCGCCGGGGGCAGGGCGGGGCTGGTCAAGCTCGTCGCCAACCGGGCGCTGACCGGGTTCACCGCGCCCAAGCTGCTCTGGGTGCGCAGGCACGAGCCGGCCAACTGGGACCGGGTGCGGCAGGTGTTGCTGCCCAAGGATTACATCCGCTATCGACTGACGGGGACTTATGCGACCGAGGTGAGCGACGCCTCGGGGACGCTCCTCTTCGACGTGGCCAACCGCCGCTGGAGCCGCAAGCTGGCGGGCCTGCTCCAGATCGACATGTCGCTTTTGCCCACCTGTTACGAGAGCCAGGAAATCTCGGGGAAGGTCGGAGCTGAGGGCGCGAGGGCCTGCGGGCTGGCCGTGGGCACGCCGGTCGTGGGCGGGGGCGGAGACCAGCCGGCCGGCGCGATCGGCAACGGGATCGTGCGCCCTGGGGTGGTCTCGGCGACGATGGGGACCTCGGGCGTGGTGTTCGCCCATTCCAAGGAGGCCGCGATCGACCCCGAGGGGCGGGTGCAGAGCGGCTGTCATGCGGTGCCGGGCGCCTGGGTGGCGATGGGCGTCGTGCTGGCCGCCGGCGGCAGCTTCCAGTGGTTCCGCAACCAGCTGGGCCAGGTCGAGGTGGAACAGGCCAAGGCCCTGGGCGTCGACCCTTATGCGCTGCTGACCGACGAGGCCGCGCAGGTGGGACCTGGATCGGAAGGCCTGATCTTCCTGCCCTACCTGACCGGCGAGCGGGCGCCTCACTCCGACCCGGATGCCAAGGGGGCCTGGGTGGGCCTGACCGTGCGGCATGGCCGGCCGCACCTCATCCGCAGCGTGATCGAGGGGGCGACTTACGCCATGCGCGACTGCCTGGAGGTGATCCGCGAGAGCGGGGCGCCAATCGACGAGATCAGGGTCTCCGGCGGCGGTGCCCGCAGCCCATTTTGGAGGCAGGTGCAGGCTGACATCTACGGCCAGGACGTGCAGACGGTCAACGCCACCGAAGGGCCCGCCTTCGGCGTCGCGCTGCTGGCCCACGTCGGTGTCGGCACGTTCTCCAACGTGCCCGAGGCCTGCGACGCGACCATCAGGGCGGTCGACCGGGCGACGGTGCAGCCCGAGGCCAAGGCCTATTACGACCGTGGCTACGCCGCTTACCGGGCGCTCTACCCGGCGCTTCAGGCCAGCTTCAAGACGCTCTCCACGCTCGCCTGA
- a CDS encoding MBL fold metallo-hydrolase — protein sequence MLIQPVRKGAELVEEIAGASPEAGSLIVWWLGQSGFVIKSRTGLLVIDPYLSEHLTTKYAETDKPHVRMTEAPLRGHDLAGVDLILASHKHSDHLDPGTMPGLMAASPGALLGLPASLLEHAAGMGLDAGRLLGLDAGESVEVAGFRVRALASAHEGLDTDAAGRHLYLGFVIEADGIRVYHSGDGLVYDGLVGALGPGAFDAMFLPINGRDPARGVPGNMSSAEALALAAAVRPRFVVPHHYEMFTFNTASVEEFGQLARALPAGVTARALRCGEAWVLTGEG from the coding sequence ATGCTCATTCAGCCCGTTCGCAAAGGGGCCGAACTCGTCGAGGAGATCGCCGGGGCCAGTCCCGAGGCCGGCTCGCTGATCGTCTGGTGGCTAGGGCAGAGCGGGTTCGTCATCAAGTCTCGGACGGGCCTGCTGGTCATCGACCCTTATCTGTCCGAGCACCTGACGACCAAATATGCCGAAACCGACAAGCCGCATGTGCGGATGACCGAGGCCCCGCTTCGGGGGCATGATCTGGCCGGGGTGGACCTTATTCTGGCGAGCCACAAGCATTCGGACCATCTGGACCCGGGGACGATGCCGGGGTTGATGGCGGCGTCTCCGGGGGCGTTGCTGGGGCTGCCGGCGAGCCTGCTGGAGCATGCGGCGGGGATGGGCCTGGATGCGGGACGGCTGCTGGGGCTGGACGCGGGGGAGTCGGTGGAGGTGGCGGGGTTCCGGGTCCGGGCCCTGGCTTCGGCGCACGAGGGGCTCGACACGGATGCGGCGGGGCGTCATCTTTACCTGGGGTTCGTGATCGAGGCCGACGGGATCAGGGTCTACCACAGCGGCGACGGGCTCGTTTACGACGGGCTCGTCGGGGCGCTGGGGCCGGGGGCGTTCGACGCGATGTTCCTGCCGATCAACGGCCGGGACCCGGCGCGGGGCGTGCCGGGGAACATGTCGTCGGCCGAGGCGCTGGCATTGGCGGCCGCGGTGCGGCCCCGGTTCGTCGTGCCTCATCATTATGAAATGTTCACATTCAACACGGCCTCCGTCGAGGAGTTCGGGCAACTGGCCCGGGCGCTGCCGGCGGGGGTGACGGCCCGGGCGTTGCGCTGCGGCGAGGCCTGGGTGCTGACCGGGGAGGGTTAG